The genome window CGGCCGTGTGCGAGGACGCGCGCGCGACGATGACGCTGGTTCTCGCCAAGCTCAAGAGCGGCGCGCAGGCGGCGCAAGCCTGGCTTGACGAGCAGAAGCGGCAGAACCCCGGGCTTCAGGGGCCGGTGCGCGAGGCGAAGATCCCGTCGATGGACCAGTCTCTCCCGGCGGATGCTCCGAGACCCGTCGTGAAATGGCATGACAATCTTCGCGCGGCGGACCGGGACATTCCCTGGCAGGAGCCGCAAAGCGCCTCGCCCGGCCCGCGCAGGCTTTGAGACACAACACCTGTTGGAAGTGCGACAATCTGGCGGAAAGCCTTCCACTCATGTCTGGCGAAAGGCGCGCAAAGCCGGGTGTTTCGCTCATGGCACGCGCCTTGCTCAACCGGAAGGACAAGCCGGAGCGAGTAGCATGTCCGACGCCAAGATAATATCCATTGCGCGCGAAGACCTTATAAGCTTCGGCGATGTCCCCGACGCAACAAACGCATTATTGCAGCGCGGAGTGCTCGCTTACCGGAAAGACCCGGAGGCGGCCGAAGTGCTTTTTCAGGAAGCGCTGGCGCTCGATCCCGCGCAGTTGCCGGTCTACTACTGCCTTTACAAGATTTACGCCTATCGGGGCCTTCTCGACAACGCGCTGGCGGTCGCAACGGTTGGCCTGAACGAAGCCGCGCGGCAGGCAGGCTGGAGCGACGACTTCCGCGCGTGGGAGCGAGCGGCCGTTTCATCCGGCGGGCCGGATCACTTCGCGCTTTATACGCTGAAGGCGCTGGCGTTTATTCACCTACGGCGCGGCGAAACATCCGCCGCGCAAGCCTGCCTCGACAAGCTCGCTGAACTTGCGCCGAATCGCGAGGTTGATTTCACGGTCGTTGCGGCGCTTGCCGAGAAGGTGGCCGGGGGCGCGTGAACCCTCCGCCCGGTATTCGTCATGGTGTGCAGCGGAACGTGACGCGCTCCGCGAACTGCGAGCCGAGGTTGCTCGCCGGATCGATGTTTTCGCCAAGCTGCGAGAGCTTCTTCTCCTGTCCCACGGCGCGGTCGCCAACATGCGGCGTGCAGGGCGACGGTGTGGCACCGGCGGGGGCGGCAAGCTTCACCGGATCGTCCTTCGAGAAGGTAAGCGAGACATACATGCCCGGATCGTAGATCGAGAAATTGAAGTCTTTCAGCTCATCGCGCGGCACAGGCTTTTCCAGCGGCAGCGTAAAATAAAGCGTCAGCAGGTCGTCCTTGTATTCGAGCCGGTAATCGGTCGTCGGCTCCTTCAGCGCGGCCTTTGTCTTGCCGACAAACGCGTAAGTGAAATATTCGAACTCCTTCAACGCCTCGACATTCGTCTGCGCGAGCGGCTTCAACTCCTCCTCGCTGTAGACGCCGTCGCCGTTCGTATCCATGCCCTCGACCGCGAAGGACGTGTAGAACTGGTCGAACGTCCATTTGTGCCGCAAGGCGACGACCTCGCCGTTCTGGCCGAGCTGAACTTCCGTGTGCATCGTGACCCACACATGCGGATGCGCGCGGCCAAGCGCTGTCTGGGCGGCAAGTGCGCACAGGATGAGGCCGAGGCAGGAAAACCAGCGCTGTATCATGGTCTTGCTTTCAAATGCGAGTGCCTGTGGAACAGCACGGAATTCCGGCTTTTTGAGGTATTCCAACTCCCGATATGCGTCGTCGATCCACAATGGCGTCACAAATGTAATACTATAACGTTACGTCAAAGGTCGGCCGCGCGGCTTCACCCGCGCGTCGGCATGCTATCCGGCAAAACTCTCGCGAGACCTTCCCATGAAAATTCTGACAACGATCCCTCTGGCCGCGCTCATCTCGGCCTGCGCCCTCACGGCATCCCAGGCCGAAGAGCACCGCCAGCTCGGCGCGCATGTGCACGGGCACGGCAAGCTCAACATCGCACTCGAAAAGAATATCCTTTCGATCGAACTCGAAGCGCCCGGCGCGGATATTGCGGGCTTCGAGCATGAAGCCGCGACGAAGGAAGACAAGGCAAAGCTCGAAAAGGCGAAGGCAACGCTCGCAAAAGGGCTTGAGCTGTTCACGCCCGCTTCGGCGGCCGGGTGCAAGCAGACGAGCGCGAAGGTTGCCCTCGAAGCCGAGCATGAGCATGAAGGCGAAGGCAAGGAAGAGCATGAGCACGCCGCCGAGGCGAAAGATCACGACCACGAGAAGGGCGAGCATCATCACTCGGAATTCCATGTCGAGTATGCGTTCGAGTGCGCTGCGCCGGAAAAGATCGCGAGCCTGAGCTTCGGCTACTTCAAGGCGTTCCCGAATGCGCAGGAGCTTGACGTGACTGTCATCACGCCGAAGGGTCAATCGAGCTATGAGGTGACGAAGGACAAGCCGAAGCTCGAACTCAAGGGCGTGATGTGATCGCTTCACCGTTACCTTCCACCGAGGACAAGCCGCGCCGCCACGAAGGTGGCGCGGACATCGTTCGCATCGGTGGCGTGCAGTTCACATGGCCCGGCCGCAATCCTTTCACGCTCGCCATCGACGGCTTTTCGCTGGCGAAAGGTGAGCGGCTGTTGCTGATCGGCCCGTCCGGCAGCGGCAAGTCGACGTTCCTGAGCCTGCTCGCCGGGATCGCGAAGCCCGACGCGGGCAAGATCGACGTGCTGGGTTGCGATATCGCGCGGCTCGACGGCGCGGCCCGCGACCGCTTCCGCGCCGAGCATTACGGGATCATCTTCCAGATGTTCAACCTCCTGCCTTACGCTTCGGTGATCGACAATGTGTTGCTGCCGTTGAGCTTCTCGCCGTCGCGGAAAAAGCGGGCCGAGGCGCGCGGGGGAGGGCGCACCGAAGCCGCGCGGCTCCTCGGCAACCTCGGCATCGAGCCGTCGCTGATCGAAAGCGGTAGCGCGGCGAGCCTCAGCGTCGGCCAGCAGCAGCGCGTAGCGGCGGCCCGCGCGCTGATCGGCTCGCCCGAAATCGTCATCGCCGACGAGCCGACATCGTCGCTCGACCGCAACCGACAGCAGGCTTTTCTCGATCTCCTGTTCGCTGAGGTTGAAGCGGCGGGCGCGACGCTCATCATGGTGAGCCACGACGAAAGCCTGGCCGGGCGCTTCTCCCGCGTCGCCGACCTCGCCGAAATCGCGCAAGCCTCGCGCGGAGGCCGCTGATGATTATCGTCCGCCTCGCGCTGCAATCGCTTGCCAACCGATGGCTGACCGCGTGCCTCACGATCCTGTCCATCGCGCTCAGCGTGATGCTTCTGCTCGGCGTCGAGAAGGTGCGTACCGGCGCGCGCCAGAGCTTCGCCGACACCATTTCCGGCACGGATCTCATCGTCGGCGCGCGCTCAGGCAATTTGAACCTGCTGCTCTATTCCGTCTTCCGCATCGGCAACGCGACCAACAACATCACCTGGAAAACCTATCAGGACATCCGGCAAAGCCCGGACATCGCGTGGATCGTGCCGATCTCGCTCGGCGACAGCCATCGCGGCTTCCGCGTCATGGGCACGGTGCCGGAGTATTTCACGCATTATCATTATCGGCGCGGGCAGCCGCTCACCTTCGCAGCGGGTGCGCCCTTCAGCGACCTGTTCGACGCGGTGATCGGTGCCGACGTCGCCGCGCAACTCGGCTACAGGGTGGGCGACAAGATCGTCGTCGCGCATGGCGCGGGCGCGGTTTCGTTCCTTGAGCACGACGACAAGCCGTTCCGCGTGTCGGGCATCCTCGCGAAGACCGGCACGCCCGTCGACCGCACAGTGCATGTGAGCCTCGGGG of Rhodomicrobium vannielii ATCC 17100 contains these proteins:
- a CDS encoding ABC transporter ATP-binding protein; this encodes MIASPLPSTEDKPRRHEGGADIVRIGGVQFTWPGRNPFTLAIDGFSLAKGERLLLIGPSGSGKSTFLSLLAGIAKPDAGKIDVLGCDIARLDGAARDRFRAEHYGIIFQMFNLLPYASVIDNVLLPLSFSPSRKKRAEARGGGRTEAARLLGNLGIEPSLIESGSAASLSVGQQQRVAAARALIGSPEIVIADEPTSSLDRNRQQAFLDLLFAEVEAAGATLIMVSHDESLAGRFSRVADLAEIAQASRGGR
- a CDS encoding DUF2796 domain-containing protein, whose amino-acid sequence is MKILTTIPLAALISACALTASQAEEHRQLGAHVHGHGKLNIALEKNILSIELEAPGADIAGFEHEAATKEDKAKLEKAKATLAKGLELFTPASAAGCKQTSAKVALEAEHEHEGEGKEEHEHAAEAKDHDHEKGEHHHSEFHVEYAFECAAPEKIASLSFGYFKAFPNAQELDVTVITPKGQSSYEVTKDKPKLELKGVM
- a CDS encoding DUF1007 family protein, with protein sequence MIQRWFSCLGLILCALAAQTALGRAHPHVWVTMHTEVQLGQNGEVVALRHKWTFDQFYTSFAVEGMDTNGDGVYSEEELKPLAQTNVEALKEFEYFTYAFVGKTKAALKEPTTDYRLEYKDDLLTLYFTLPLEKPVPRDELKDFNFSIYDPGMYVSLTFSKDDPVKLAAPAGATPSPCTPHVGDRAVGQEKKLSQLGENIDPASNLGSQFAERVTFRCTP
- a CDS encoding DUF5330 domain-containing protein codes for the protein MFFMLRLVFWLALVCLLLPGVGGDAGRHISSVEQTATDVKGFCQRNAAVCEDARATMTLVLAKLKSGAQAAQAWLDEQKRQNPGLQGPVREAKIPSMDQSLPADAPRPVVKWHDNLRAADRDIPWQEPQSASPGPRRL